The following are encoded in a window of Megalobrama amblycephala isolate DHTTF-2021 linkage group LG19, ASM1881202v1, whole genome shotgun sequence genomic DNA:
- the nlrc5 gene encoding LOW QUALITY PROTEIN: NLR family, CARD domain containing 5 (The sequence of the model RefSeq protein was modified relative to this genomic sequence to represent the inferred CDS: inserted 1 base in 1 codon; deleted 3 bases in 3 codons), with the protein MRMEREDWSGGFLVAQEASALVDLLCKQNSGVLDRIFALVDPNKMDQLRSLTNNRDLVSATVDYFRTSDHNICRQFLFTVYQYCENIPFYLETTVLSVAEHTAGTNFHHTSDNDISSPSRNVKRPRLDYLQIYTDALKSMVLQKHETVTQAVVKDIHLDDTWVYLRQKNPLRVKDRTIQPQASLDNHEGEESEHKVSVESLLKTTGRVVVLLGQAGSGKTLLVHCLGHSWAQGSFPSVHLLFLLEFRQLNLISXDLSLKDLLFLFYPACEDDEESEAVFEFILSNPEKVCFIFDGYDEFRAKLTNPKKLESSIDPNKPLPMTDLLSGLCNRKILPDCTVLITCRPRDVTDMFASPGFITCELQGFDRLGVKEYAEQYFHEKGDELKKKAVNLLMDNRHLLSMSHVPGLCHICCVCVDHLFSSDRTDLQLPTSLTQIYMQILLAFLRRCNGGGVSGTPLLQRYRTKIVEMSQLALKGLEESTIVFKDTEVPPELKEFGIKSGILSRVKLTFEDGSSGYGFTFMHLTMQEFLAALHLMTSQNITESQLKKKLNLKTRWTTKTDPKSVFTDSLHLYVCGLAAKACSSSLVQLQVAEGAMALVQKRQAVVRNVLLGLAGSTSQTGPKIVELCRCAHETQDAKLARVIGSRPQFELRNIRLNAVDMDSLAFVTAAADQNVCLDFGGCSLELDCLEILPSFKNVGHLIFRSRKYDDRFAEALCGILSKLQALWRLEFISGGLTDVGAAKLARALEDCPHITHLNVSDNSLKDEGIRVIAETLSRLPNISSVLMGKNIISTDGVLTLIERMAACPSVQEVHIEGNKEISLSFSQSSDTMCENTDLNNTEGTKNLRFKQCNITVSHVASLCNKLKGFSFITLLDLSYNSLSNKGLKKILDLLPELGTIQEINVSENGVDMDGVVMLASALCNQKNLRRVDASGNEKKKLVLWFDTTGRQTSRQLSPSENGIHVHKKLSLTHCDIQPVYMAKLCRQLVKCKNLLEIEFSHLKLSNESIEKLMLILPEMSSLHLLNLSHVDLSTNGALLLVRSLADCQRVTAVELRHQAEAFIKFVPEKAEAAICKLTEYKLSKANVEKLSSILENCPHLSELVLSHNLLRDEGVKCFVDYLPKLKISSSVSLSGNRMTQVGALDLVNSMNTCEKVVAVEVSLGVEDQSLIHFVQEHVNGKTLRLRECSFEGTHLKKLVEILNRCPRLLTLELFSNTLQSQGFYFLLDSLAKLSTIHTVKLRNNGLVSEQIEYFVKQFSSCHQHRDIRIEEPWLTGSAVISLIAKCLNLQPHIREIRVSRGSINIITQDNSSPSSISIAHPENFSPALQSISFDGCDIEGQHLAPLTLPIQKCLGLQDLKFSQLKVDRNVTEFFSAVIPSLSNLRNLTLDLKGAAEEDVEALAEALPNTPEFESLSLSQLVLGDRGAAIFGRALQSVPNLKSFNLSQCSGWTTARGRDLVRGLVQCLSLAEIRLDSVVLDEEGITILAQGFSRLAYLRRLSLNNIRVVTSETFVNGTGILYLLASFKGFRQMEEIELESWRMGDGGTCELVKYIPSWTELLKLSLSDNSMTDQAGEKLLTALSHCRNLQKLQLSKNQLGQASAAKLSQVLPLLPRLSELNLSENQFDPQGSKALCEGLMSMKALKILHLTSIGSSDLVGVASSLKYCPSIEDVSLSWNGCGDSLAFALAEILPLCTNLKRLDLEANKITTAGATAIAKCLPSCPSIEVIRLWRNPIAKDAENLQDQRLNFSSV; encoded by the exons ATTATTTACAGATCTATACCGATGCTCTTAAATCCATGGTTCTGCAAAAACATGAGACAGTGACACAGGCTGTGGTAAAGGACATCCATCTGGATGACACATGGGTGTATTTAAGACAAAAGAACCCTCTACGAGTGAAGGACAGGACCATCCAGCCTCAAGCCTCTCTAGACAACCATGAAGGAGAAGAGTCAGAGCATAAAGTGTCTGTTGAGTCTCTTTTGAAAACCACTGGCAGGGTTGTCGTGCTGCTGGGCCAGGCTGGATCTGGTAAGACCCTGCTGGTGCACTGCCTCGGCCATAGCTGGGCTCAAGGCTCCTTCCCGTCTGTCCACCTGCTGTTTCTGCTGGAGTTCCGGCAGCTCAATCTTATCT CGGATCTTTCCCTGAAAGATCTACTCTTTCTCTTCTACCCTGCTTGTGAGGATGATGAGGAAAGTGAAGCAGTTTTTGAATTCATCCTCTCAAACCCTGAGAAGGTCTGCTTCATATTCGACGGGTATGATGAGTTTCGTGCCAAGCTTACAAATCCTAAAAAGCTTGAGAGCTCCATTGACCCAAACAAACCTCTGCCAATGACAGATCTCCTCTCGGGACTGTGCAATCGTAAAATCCTTCCAGATTGCACCGTGTTGATCACCTGTAGACCACGAGATGTGACAGACATGTTTGCGAGCCCTGGATTCATAACCTGTGAGCTTCAGGGGTTTGATCGATTGGGTGTGAAGGAATACGCTGAGCAATACTTCCATGAAAAAGGAGATGAACTCAAAAAGAAGGCTGTAAACTTGTTAATGGACAACCGTCACCTCTTGTCGATGTCTCATGTACCTGGACTCTGTCATATCTGCTGTGTATGTGTGGATCATCTGTTCTCCAGTGATAGAACTGATCTACAGCTTCCAACGTCCTTAACTCAAATCTACATGCAAATCCTGTTGGCGTTCCTCAGACGCTGCAATGGAGGTGGGGTGTCTGGTACACCTCTACTTCAGAGATACAGAACTAAAATTGTTGAGATGAGCCAGTTGGCCCTCAAAGGTCTGGAGGAAAGCACCATAGTCTTCAAGGACACGGAAGTGCCACCCGAACTCAAGGAATTTGGCATCAAAAGCGGGATACTGTCTAGAGTGAAGCTGACGTTTGAGGATGGATCTTCAGGATACGGTTTCACCTTCATGCACCTTACGATGCAGGAGTTTCTCGCTGCTCTCCACCTCATGACCAGTCAGAACATCACAGAGAGTCAGCTTAAGAAGAAGCTTAACTTGAAAACCCGCTGGACCACCAAGACTGACCCAAAATCTGTCTTTACAGACTCTCTCCATCTTTACGTATGTGGGCTTGCGGCGAAGGCCTGCTCCTCCAGTTTGGTCCAGCTTCAAGTGGCCGAGGGTGCCATGGCTTTGGTACAAAAGCGCCAAGCTGTCGTCCGTAACGTTTTGCTGGGTTTAGCTGGAAGTACCAGTCAAACAGGCCCCAAAATTGTGGAGCTGTGCCGATGCGCTCATGAAACCCAAGATGCTAAGCTGGCAAGAGTTATTGGTTCGAGACCACAGTTTGAACTTAGAAATATCAGACTCAATGCTGTTGACATGGACTCTTTAGCATTTGTAACAGCAGCTGCTGATCAGAATGTATGTCTGGACTTCGGTGGCTGTTCACTTGAATTGGATTGTTTGGAAATCCTCCCTAGTTTCAAGAATGTGGGTCATCTCAT TTTCCGTAGCCGGAAATATGATGACAGGTTTGCAGAGGCTTTGTGCGGTATCCTGTCTAAACTCCAGGCCTTGTGGCGACTAGA GTTTATCAGTGGAGGCCTCACTGATGTTGGAGCTGCTAAACTTGCCAGGGCTTTGGAGGACTGTCCACACATCACACATCTAAA TGTCAGCGATAACTCCTTGAAAGATGAGGGTATAAGAGTGATTGCAGAAACACTATCCAGACTGCCCAACATCTCCTCCGTTTT GATGGGGAAAAACATCATTTCCACAGATGGAGTCCTCACACTCATTGAGAGGATGGCTGCCTGCCCTTCTGTTCAGGAAGTCCATATTGA GGGGAATAAAGAGATCAGCCTTTCCTTCTCACAAAGCTCTGACACAATGTG TGAAAACACAGACTTGAATAACACGGAAGGGACAAAGAATTTAAG GTTTAAGCAATGTAACATCACAGTTTCCCATGTAGCCAGTTTGTGTAATAAACTCAAGGGCTTCTCCTTCATAACACTTTTAGA TTTGTCCTACAACTCGCTGAGTAACAAGGGCCTAAAGAAGATTCTGGACCTTCTGCCTGAACTAGGAACAATTCAGGAGATCAA TGTCAGTGAAAATGGTGTTGATATGGATGGGGTGGTGATGCTTGCTTCTGCCCTTTGTAACCAGAAGAACCTGAGG AGAGTGGATGCAAG tggaaatgaaaagaaaaagttGGTTCTTTGGTTTGATACCACTGGAAG ACAAACTTCAAGACAGCTGAGCCCAAGTGAAAATGGGATACATGTGCATAAAAAACTCAG TTTAACCCATTGCGATATCCAACCTGTCTACATGGCCAAGCTGTGTAGGCAGTTGGTTAAATGTAAAAACCTTCTGGAGATTGA GTTCTCCCATCTAAAATTATCAAATGAGTCCATTGAGAAGTTAATGTTGATCCTTCCTGAAATGTCTTCTCTTCATCTACTGAA CTTAAGTCATGTTGACTTGTCTACAAATGGGGCTTTGTTATTGGTCAGATCTCTAGCTGACTGCCAGCGTGTCACGGCTGTAGAACTAAG ACACCAGGCAGAAGCATTCATCAAATTTGTTCCTGAAAAAGCAGAGGCAGCAATTTGCAA GCTCACAGAGTATAAACTGAGCAAAGCCAATGTTGAGAAGCTCTCAAGTATACTGGAGAACTGTCCTCACCTATCTGAACTGGT CTTGTCTCATAACCTTCTCCGAGATGAAGGGGTGAAATGTTTTGTTGATTATTTGCCCAAACTAAAGATCTCAAGCTCTGTGAG TCTCAGTGGCAACCGAATGACTCAAGTAGGCGCACTGGATCTGGTCAACTCAATGAATACCTGCGAAAAAGTTGTTGCTGTTGAAGTCAG TCTTGGAGTGGAAGATCAGTCTTTGATTCATTTTGTGCAGGAACATGTCAATGGCAAGACTCTTAG GTTAAGGGAGTGCAGTTTTGAGGGCACACATTTGAAGAAGCTTGTGGAAATCCTGAACAGATGCCCTAGACTACTTACATTAGA ATTGTTTTCTAATACACTGCAGAGTCAAGGCTTTTACTTTTTACTGGACAGCCTGGCTAAGCTCTCCACAATCCATACTGTGAA ATTAAGAAATAACGGTCTGGTTTCTGAGCAAATAGAGTATTTTGTCAAACAGTTCAGTAGCTGTCACCAACACAGAGACATCAG GATTGAAGAGCCATGGCTGACAGGAAGTGCTGTTATCAGTCTAATTGCCAAATGCCTCAATCTGCAGCCACACATCAGAGAAATCAG GGTCAGCCGTGGTTCCATAAACATCATTACACAGGACAATTCCAGTCCCAGCTCCATCTCTAT CGCTCATCCTGAAAATTTCTCACCTGCTCTTCAATCCATCAG CTTTGATGGCTGTGACATAGAAGGACAGCATCTCGCTCCTCTGACACTTCCCATCCAGAAATGTCTTGGCTTGCAGGATTTAAA GTTCTCTCAGCTGAAAGTGGACAGAAATGTCACAGAGTTTTTTTCTGCAGTCATTCCATCCTTATCGAATCTCAGGAATCTCAC TCTTGATTTGAAAGGAGCAGCTGAGGAGGACGTGGAAGCTCTTGCTGAAGCATTACCAAACACCCCAGAATTTGAGAGTCTGAG TTTGTCCCAGCTTGTTTTGGGTGACCGTGGAGCTGCAATATTTGGGAGAGCTCTTCAAAGTGTGCCAAATCTAAAGTCATTCAA TCTGTCCCAGTGCTCTGGTTGGACGACAGCTCGAGGGCGTGACCTGGTCAGAGGTCTGGTGCAGTGTCTCTCACTGGCCGAGATACG ACTGGACTCTGTAGTGCTTGATGAGGAGGGTATAACCATCCTAGCGCAAGGCTTCAGCCGTTTGGCCTACCTTCGGAGGCTCAG CTTGAACAACATAAGAGTGGTGACATCAGAGACATTTGTGAATGGCACTGGCATACTCTATCTTCTTGCCTCTTTTAAGGGCTTTAGACAGATGGAAGAGATTGA GTTGGAAAGTTGGCGAATGGGAGATGGTGGCACTTGTGAGCTTGTGAAATACATTCCTTCATGGACTGAACTACTGAAACTAAG TCTGTCAGACAACAGTATGACTGACCAGGCTGGAGAGAAGCTACTGACGGCTCTATCCCATTGCAGAAATCTTCAGAAACTACA gCTGTCCAAAAACCAGCTTGGTCAGGCCAGTGCTGCTAAACTATCTCAAGTCCTTCCGTTACTGCCTCGGCTTTCAGAACTCAA tttgtcaGAGAATCAGTTTGACCCACAAGGATCCAAGGCTCTTTGTGAAGGTCTCATGAGCATGAAGGCACTGAAAATACTACA TTTGACTTCAATTGGGAGTTCAGATCTGGTTGGTGTGGCATCATCCCTCAAATACTGTCCATCCATAGAAGATGTCAG CTTGTCATGGAATGGATGTGGCGACAGTCTTGCA TTCGCACTGGCTGAGATTCTGCCCCTGTGTACAAATCTGAAAAGACTCGA CCTGGAGGCCAATAAAATAACCACGGCAGGAGCAACAGCAATAGCCaaatgcctcccatcatgcccCTCC ATTGAAGTAATAAG ACTCTGGAGGAACCCAATTGCCAAAGATGCTGAGAATCTACAAGATCAGAGGCTGAACTTTTCATCAGTTTAA